From Actinoplanes oblitus, a single genomic window includes:
- the sucB gene encoding 2-oxoglutarate dehydrogenase, E2 component, dihydrolipoamide succinyltransferase — protein MPTSVTMPRLGESVTEGTVTRWLKQEGERVELDEPLLEVSTDKVDTEIPSPAAGVLSRIVVGEDETAEVGSELAVIAGEGEDAGAAAPAPQQEEQAEPEPPAPTTPSTEKPVEEEAPAPQTAAPAAEAGEGTEVKMPALGESVTEGTVTRWLKQVGETVELDEPLLEVSTDKVDTEIPSPVAGTLLEIRVPEDETAEVGGVLAIVGSASSAPRAESKPAPAPQVESKPAPQVESKPAPAPQQAQPKAESAPAGESYATPAPAAETKQPAPAAPAQPAAPAAETVKANGAGDAGYVTPLVRKLAAEKGVDLSSLTGTGVGGRIRKQDVLDAAEKAAAAKAETAAPAASAPAAAAPAEAKAKPEPSPLRGRTEKLTRIRATIARRMVESLQISAQLTTVVEVDVTKIATLRNKAKADFQAKHGVKLTFLPFFALATVEALQQHPVVNSSIDVEAGTVTYHGAEHLGIAVDAPKGLVVPVIKDAGDLNLGGLAKRIADVAERTRNNKIGPDELGGGTFTLTNTGSRGALFDTPIINQPQVGILGLGAVVKRPVIVNDPNLGEIIAPRSMVYLALSYDHRIVDGADAARFLGTLKERLEGGHFEADLGL, from the coding sequence ATGCCGACATCGGTAACCATGCCGCGGCTGGGTGAGAGCGTCACCGAGGGCACCGTCACGCGCTGGCTCAAGCAGGAGGGCGAGCGCGTCGAGCTGGACGAGCCGCTGCTCGAGGTCTCCACCGACAAGGTCGACACGGAGATCCCGTCGCCCGCCGCGGGCGTGCTCTCGCGGATCGTGGTCGGCGAGGACGAGACCGCGGAGGTCGGCAGCGAGCTGGCCGTCATCGCGGGCGAGGGCGAGGACGCCGGTGCGGCCGCCCCCGCACCGCAGCAGGAGGAGCAGGCCGAGCCCGAGCCGCCCGCCCCGACCACCCCGTCGACCGAGAAGCCGGTCGAGGAGGAGGCCCCCGCCCCGCAGACGGCGGCCCCGGCCGCCGAGGCCGGCGAGGGCACCGAGGTGAAGATGCCGGCGCTCGGCGAGAGCGTCACCGAGGGCACCGTCACCCGCTGGCTCAAGCAGGTCGGCGAGACCGTCGAGCTGGACGAGCCGCTGCTCGAGGTCTCCACCGACAAGGTCGACACCGAGATCCCGTCGCCGGTGGCCGGCACGCTGCTGGAGATCCGGGTCCCGGAGGACGAGACCGCCGAGGTCGGCGGCGTGCTGGCGATCGTCGGCTCGGCGTCGTCAGCGCCGCGGGCCGAGTCGAAGCCGGCTCCGGCGCCGCAGGTGGAGTCCAAGCCGGCCCCGCAGGTCGAGTCGAAGCCGGCGCCCGCGCCGCAGCAGGCCCAGCCGAAGGCCGAGTCGGCCCCGGCCGGCGAGTCCTACGCGACCCCCGCTCCGGCCGCCGAGACCAAGCAGCCGGCCCCGGCCGCTCCCGCGCAGCCGGCCGCGCCGGCCGCCGAGACGGTCAAGGCGAACGGCGCCGGCGACGCCGGTTACGTGACGCCGCTGGTCCGCAAGCTGGCCGCGGAGAAGGGTGTCGACCTGTCCTCGCTGACGGGGACCGGCGTCGGAGGCCGGATCCGCAAGCAGGACGTGCTCGACGCCGCCGAGAAGGCCGCCGCGGCCAAGGCCGAGACCGCCGCCCCGGCCGCGTCCGCCCCGGCCGCCGCCGCTCCGGCCGAGGCCAAGGCCAAGCCGGAGCCCAGCCCGCTGCGCGGCCGCACCGAGAAGCTCACCCGGATCCGGGCCACCATCGCCCGGCGCATGGTGGAGTCGCTGCAGATCTCGGCGCAGCTCACCACCGTGGTCGAGGTGGACGTCACCAAGATCGCGACGCTGCGGAACAAGGCGAAGGCCGACTTCCAGGCCAAGCACGGCGTGAAGCTGACCTTCCTGCCGTTCTTCGCCCTGGCCACCGTCGAGGCGCTGCAGCAGCACCCGGTGGTCAACTCGTCGATCGACGTCGAGGCCGGCACCGTCACCTACCACGGTGCCGAGCACCTGGGCATCGCCGTGGACGCGCCGAAGGGCCTGGTCGTCCCGGTCATCAAGGACGCCGGCGACCTGAACCTGGGCGGCCTGGCCAAGCGGATCGCGGACGTCGCGGAGCGCACCCGCAACAACAAGATCGGGCCGGACGAGCTCGGTGGCGGCACCTTCACGCTGACCAACACCGGCAGCCGGGGCGCCCTCTTCGACACGCCGATCATCAACCAGCCGCAGGTCGGCATCCTCGGCCTGGGCGCGGTGGTCAAGCGCCCGGTGATCGTGAACGACCCGAACCTGGGCGAGATCATCGCGCCCCGCTCGATGGTCTACCTGGCGCTCAGCTACGACCACCGGATCGTGGACGGCGCGGACGCCGCCCGCTTCCTGGGCACGCTGAAGGAGCGCCT